The sequence below is a genomic window from Micromonospora aurantiaca ATCC 27029.
TGCCGTTCGCCGCGCCGGGTCGGTACCGACTGCGGCTCGACCCAGCCGGTCAGCGCCGGTGCCAGCGCCGCCAGTGCCGCCTCCGGCTCGCCCCAGCCGGCCAGCAGGTCGGCCCGCCGCGCCGGGGCGCACCCCGCACACCCGCCCACCGGGTCGTTCGCGTCCGCCGCCGACCAGCGCTCGTACGCCCGCCGGGCCGCCGGCTCGTCGCCGAGGTGGTCGGCGAGCCGGCAGCGCAGCTCCGCCACCGGCGCGGCGTCCTCGCCCAGTTCCCCGGCGAGCGCGTCCAACAGGGAGCGGGCCTGGTCCAGACCCACCCGGGGCGTGCCGAACGACGCCTCCACCGCCTGCCGCTGATGCCGGCGCAACCGGGTCAGCTCGTCCGGGCGGGCGTCCAGCAGCCCGGGGTGCCCGTCCAGCGTGGTCCGCATCCGCCGGACCGGCTCCACCGCCCGCCACCGCTCGCCCCGGTGCAGGTACGCCTCGACCAGCGCGAACCGTGCCGACAGGGCGGTACGCGGGTCGCCGGTGGCGTCCGCCCGCGACGCGATCCGCTCCAGCTCGGCGCAGCGCTCCGCGCCGTCGGGCCGGTCCCGGGCGTCGGCGAGCGCGGCGGCCAGCCCCCGGTCGCGTGCCGTGGTCACCGGAGCGTCCCGCCGGCCAGCTCGTCGACGGCGGCGGCGAGCTGGCACCCGGTGGTCACGCCACAGTCGACGAGCCGGTCGAGCTGGTGCGGCGTCACCCCGCGCTCCAGGTCGGTGGTGACCTCGCCGCACACCTGGGCCGACCCGTCGTCGGCGACGTGCACGTACGCCTTGGGCCAGAGCCGGTCGTGGTTCCACGTGTTGCAGAAGGCGTGCAGCTCGGGCACGCGCTCGATGCCGAAGTGGTCCGCGACGACTGTGCGTACCTGGAGCAGCTCACCGGCCACGCCCCGGCGGTGGAACCAGATCAGGTTCCGCTCCCAGCGGCCCACCAGCGCGCCGTCGGGTTCCTCGACCACCGCGTACCCCCGGTGGCCGAGCACGGCGGCGATCAGCTCGCCGGTCAGCGGGCGCAGTTCCTGCGGGTGTCCGGCCAGCGGACCGTCCGGACCGTCCTCGATCTCCGGCGACGCCATCGGGCATCCCTTCTGAGGCGAATAACACAAACGACGGTCCGACCCGTGCTGCGACGCGCGGACACGACCCGGAAAAGCGGCGATCCACCGGGTGCCGCCGTTACCGTGACTCTATGGCGGGCCGTACCTCTCAGGCGAGCCGGCGGCGCGGCGCGTCGCCGCGTGGCACCACGAACAACCGCGCCCGGCAACCGGCGAAGAAGGCGGCGGCGCGGAAACCGGCGCGTCGGCGCCCGGCTCCCGGGCCGAGCCCGGCCGCGTTCGTCGGCCGGGCGGTCGGTGCCGTCTGGATGGGACTTGCGCACACGGTCGGCTGGACGTTCCGGGCGGCCGGGCGGCAGGCCGCGTCCACCCGGGAGCTGGATCCGGAGCACCGCCGCGACGGCGCCGGGCTGCTGCTGTTCGGCCTGGCCATCCTCAGCGCGGTGGGCATCTGGGGCGGCGGCGCCGGGCCGGTGGGCCGGCACCTGGCCGACACCGTACGGCTGTTCATCGGCGCCATCTCGATAATCCTTCCGGTGCTGTTCATGGTCGGCGCGTGGCGGCTGATGCGGACCCCCGCCGACCCCGAGCACCGCGGTCGCGGCCTGGTCGGCTGGGGCTCGATGATGCTGGCGACCGCCGCGATGCTGCACATCGGGCAGAACCCGGTCGACGAGGTCCAGCGTGACTTCGCCGGCGGTCTGATCGGCGCGGGCGTGGGCGACCTGCTGAAGTCCGCGGTGACCGCCTGGGTGGCCATGCCGCTGCTGCTCCTGCTGCTGGTGTTCGGCCTGCTCGTGGTCACCGCGACGCCGATCAACAAGATCCCGGAGCGGCTCGGCCTGCGCGCCGACCCGGCCGGGGCGGACGCCGACGAGGAGTCCGCCGAGGACGAGGCGCCGGCGAAGCCCGCCCGCAAGCGGCCCGCGAAGCGGATGCCGCCGCCGCTGGAGCCGCTGGACCCGGACGACGAGCTGGCAGGCGTCGACCTCCAGGAGACGCTGGTGCTGCCGCGCAAGCCGCCGAAGGTGCCGGCGAACCGCAAGCCGGTCGAGCCGCCGGAGCACTCGCCGCTGCCCACCCGCGCCGAGCAGCTCGCGCTGACCGGGCTCGCCGGCGACTACACGCTGCCGCCGGCGAACCTGCTCGGCAGCGGCGCCAAGCCGAAGAGCCGCAGCAAGGCCAACGACGAGGTGATCGCGGCGCTCACAGGCGTCTTCGAGCAGTTCGACGTGGACGCCGCCGTCACCGGCTTCACCCGCGGCCCGACAGTCACCCGGTACGAGGTGGAGCTGGGCCCGGGCGTCAAGGTCGAGCGGATCACCCAGCTGTCCCGCAACATCGCGTACGCGGTGAAGTCGCCGGACGTCCGCATCCTCAGCCCGATCCCGGGCAAGAGCGCGGTCGGTGTGGAGATCCCGAACACCGACCCGGAGAACGTGTCGCTCGGCGACGTGCTGCGCTCCCGCGAGGCGACGAGCGACCACCACCCGATGGTGGTGGCGCTCGGCAAGGACATCGAGGGCGGCTACGTGGTGGCCAACCTCGCGAAGATGCCTCACATTCTCATTGCGGGAGCCACCGGCGCGGGCAAGTCGTCCTGCCTCAACTCGCTGCTGGTGTCCGTCCTGACCCGGGCCACGCCGGACGAGGTGCGGCTGCTGCTGATCGACCCGAAGCGGGTCGAGATGACCGGCTACGAGG
It includes:
- a CDS encoding FtsK/SpoIIIE family DNA translocase gives rise to the protein MAGRTSQASRRRGASPRGTTNNRARQPAKKAAARKPARRRPAPGPSPAAFVGRAVGAVWMGLAHTVGWTFRAAGRQAASTRELDPEHRRDGAGLLLFGLAILSAVGIWGGGAGPVGRHLADTVRLFIGAISIILPVLFMVGAWRLMRTPADPEHRGRGLVGWGSMMLATAAMLHIGQNPVDEVQRDFAGGLIGAGVGDLLKSAVTAWVAMPLLLLLLVFGLLVVTATPINKIPERLGLRADPAGADADEESAEDEAPAKPARKRPAKRMPPPLEPLDPDDELAGVDLQETLVLPRKPPKVPANRKPVEPPEHSPLPTRAEQLALTGLAGDYTLPPANLLGSGAKPKSRSKANDEVIAALTGVFEQFDVDAAVTGFTRGPTVTRYEVELGPGVKVERITQLSRNIAYAVKSPDVRILSPIPGKSAVGVEIPNTDPENVSLGDVLRSREATSDHHPMVVALGKDIEGGYVVANLAKMPHILIAGATGAGKSSCLNSLLVSVLTRATPDEVRLLLIDPKRVEMTGYEGIPHLVTPIVTNPKKAADSLEWVVREMDMRYDDLAANGVRHIDDFNRKVRNGEIKAPPGSEREMRPYPYLLVIVDELADLMMVAPRDVEDSIVRITQLARAAGIHLVLATQRPSVDVVTGLIKANVPSRLAFATSSLADSRVILDQPGAEKLLGRGDGLFLPMGASKPQRIQGAWVTEREIADVVKFCKDQREPEFRPDVLAPAQDSKKKIDEDIGDDLDLLVQAVELVVTSQFGSTSMLQRKLRVGFAKAGRLMDLMETRGVVGPSEGSKARDVLVKPDELEEVLAGLRGGED
- a CDS encoding YbjN domain-containing protein, producing the protein MASPEIEDGPDGPLAGHPQELRPLTGELIAAVLGHRGYAVVEEPDGALVGRWERNLIWFHRRGVAGELLQVRTVVADHFGIERVPELHAFCNTWNHDRLWPKAYVHVADDGSAQVCGEVTTDLERGVTPHQLDRLVDCGVTTGCQLAAAVDELAGGTLR